In Pelmatolapia mariae isolate MD_Pm_ZW linkage group LG2, Pm_UMD_F_2, whole genome shotgun sequence, one DNA window encodes the following:
- the hmgxb3 gene encoding HMG domain-containing protein 3, whose protein sequence is MDKVELFEVVKVTEEVESAYSQMEVTSFKKRKSKPQDDSVEKPKKPRSAYLLYYFDVHQIMQLGVSNMPQSEINKRISESWKRLSVAEKSYYLEKAKLEKEGIDTSSLSPSKDLPGFRKILPRTSYFVLSKGCSSSLQPGSSQSELSIESTENPPENGLPSVSLIQEARLTPLGLAGEVELSEHPIVVDEITGETAVVSPALQGIPPASSSSSVSPKATASGDSSVSQGSGAANRVILKGNEAKAGSSSYSAAMVQQTQGETTQVVAIIPTQNLLEPKSLATVSSVGPVVMVPVGASIEQSAKPSYKMSVKTYTRRGRGRCLNPGCSFIYVTRHKPPTCPECGSHLGGKWIPAAKKSHEKQAASRQLKQKAQKKANKSCQTTQPTTQKAGAAVSKINTTAGNKEGQVLRRTRKQRVRSAGVPQEGSSTKQPAQTRQVKDNPKSALIQGQEKSSTTVQKRPVRPILPACYNTGRAVFQIITVPPDKEKFQYSHNNNSPNVPPESFSGLKPSTLKQLGQAVPTTTANQDFPGAADRSQPTSSLTDRRVNILSVVPFKQQTVSSFDLGLSTARGRGRCKNPSCDYIYKNRHKPAVCPKCGCELTQKNAKATKSETLLYPYNPLSPAQKDIQRQNTVQLLRSSLQIPENEAELQETLTLIQELNTFQVVFVQVADQEQENSAEAETMLQSRWPQYYESAATHCGLCNYPLFKGDQSTVAGQENCWLLTETLMQTVSLQLKVCLNVQCLALHSFTDLHPGLFNIGNRLLVSIDLFLKIRASIKLGQSPSQAAKTIVDHIPSHPVHSLNPDESSQIQELLLSGYWAFECLTVRDYNDMICGICGVAPKIEIAQRHTNNVLELKNVEFTWPEFSVSDEVHVDDFWLTMESEAIEQAAFPTDIPITRVDASIIAPFIPPLMRSPTVINTEKDKVLPHPEQSSGDPSVLVRLIHDSQLRLDKIEDHTEDELRKVLDCCGANIAPGSTKNELLASLISLYAVVHSGLSTAPQPPAHLTAGKLSKVCPHKVMCASKYLVKGETARDHVDLLLSSRYWPPVYVCDCARQVALCTDLQYPQLAKQIWGRNQGCFSDPFEKPVLVSCPELQDQLYSADLSSGAENQQVHPITKSSSCWLVHPPRETQKPAAPEHHSMVVCKDLEPYVSLVAEIEMEKGEEDDKSAPDKEQSDTLKSDSTETSSSVPSVSRALKQPIVFNNTAYYYLYNRLVDFLTSRDIVSQQISQVVKACQPGEVVIRDSLYRLGVAQIKTDGEEDEGSGVEGQAQEEGMETFEVVLDE, encoded by the exons ATGGACAAAGTGGAGCTTTTTGAGGTTGTTAAAGTGACAGAAGAGGTGGAGAGTGCCTACAGCCAAATGGAGGTGACATCCTTTAAAAAGAGGAAGAGCAAACCTCAAGATGACAGTGTGGAGAAACCTAAGAAGCCTAG GTCTGCCTATCTGCTATACTACTTTGATGTTCACCAGATTATGCAACTCGGAGTCTCTAATATGCCACAGTCTGAGATCAACAAGCGTATCAGTGAGAGCTGGAAACGACTCAGTGTAGCTGAGAAAAGCTACTACCTGGAAAAAGCCAAGTTGGAGAAGGAGGGCATAGATACA TCATCTCTTAGTCCCTCCAAAGATCTGCCAGGCTTCCGCAAAATCCTTCCCAGAACCAGTTACTTTGTATTGTCCAAAGGCTGCTCCTCAAGTCTCCAGCCGGGAAGCTCTCAATCAGAGCTCAGCATTGAGTCTACGGAGAATCCACCTGAAAATGGCTTGCCCTCAGTCTCCCTTATTCAGGAAGCCCGGTTGACACCTCTAGGGTTGGCTGGTGAGGTTGAACTCTCTGAACACCCCATTGTTGTTGATGAAATAACAGGGGAAACAGCGGTAGTGTCTCCTGCCCTCCAAGGAATTCCACccgcctcttcctcctcctctgtctcaccCAAAGCGACTGCTTCTGGAGACTCCAGTGTCTCACAGGGCTCTGGTGCGGCAAATCGGGTCATACTGAAAGGAAATGAAGCAAAAGCTGGCAGTAGTAGTTACAGTGCAGCGATGGTGCAGCAAACACAGGGGGAAACCACACAGGTGGTGGCCATCATACCCACCCAG AACCTACTGGAGCCCAAGTCTTTGGCAACTGTGAGCTCTGTGGGCCCGGTGGTGATGGTCCCTGTTGGAGCAAGCATAGAGCAAAGTGCCAAACCTTCATATAAAATG TCTGTGAAGACATACACTCGGAGAGGTCGAGGGAGGTGTCTGAATCCTGGCTGTTCATTTATCTACGTTACCCGCCACAAGCCACCAACATGCCCCGAGTGTGGGAGCCACTTGGGTGGTAAATGGATACCCGCT GCAAAAAAGTCACACGAGAAGCAAGCTGCTTCAAGGCAGTTGAAACAAAAAGCTCaaaaaaaagctaataaaaGCTGTCAAACCACACAACCAACAACTCAGAAGGCAGGTGCTGCTGTCAGCAAAATAAATACTACTGCAGGCAACAAAGAAGGCCAAGTTCTGAGGCGCACCAGAAAGCAGCGTGTTCGTTCAGCTGGagtgccacaagagggcagcagCACCAAACAACCGGCTCAAACAAG ACAAGTGAAAGACAATCCTAAAAGTGCCTTAATCCAAGGCCAGGAAAAGAGCAGTACCACTGTGCAGAAGAGGCCTGTGAGGCCCATCCTTCCTGCCTGCTACAACACAG gtCGTGCTGTGTTTCAGATCATAACTGTTCCACCTGACAAAGAGAAATTTCAGTATTCACACAACAATAATTCACCGAATG TGCCACCAGAGAGTTTCTCAGGTCTCAAACCCAGCACTTTAAAGCAGCTCGGGCAGGCCGTCCCAACTACCACAGCTAACCAG GATTTTCCGGGCGCCGCGGACAGAAGCCAGCCCACATCTTCTCTGACTGACAGGAGAGTGAATATCCTGTCAGTTGTGCCTTTCAAACAGCAAACAGTTTCCAGTTTT gATTTGGGACTGTCCACAGCACGAGGCAGGGGTCGGTGTAAGAACCCATCTTGCGACTATATTTATAAGAACAGGCACAAACCTGCAGTGTGCCCGAAATGTGGCTGCGAGCTGACCCAGAAGAATGCCAAGGCAACAAAG TCTGAGACTCTGCTGTATCCATACAATCCCCTTAGTCCTGCCCAAAAAGACATCCAGCGTCAAAATACGGTGCAGCTGCTGCGCAGCTCTTTGCAGATTCCTGAGAATGAGGCTGAGCTTCAGGAAACATTAACCCTCATCCAGGAGCTCAACACTTTCCAGGTTGTCTTTGTTCAAGTGGCTGACCAGGAGCAGGAAAACAGCGCCGAGGCAGAGACCATGCTTCAGTCTAGGTGGCCTCAGTACTACGAGTCAGCAGCTACTCACTGTGGCCTGTGTAACTACCCTCTCTTCAAAGGTGATCAGAG CACTGTTGCAGGACAGGAGAACTGCTGGCTGCTCACTGAAACTCTAATGCAGACAGTCTCTCTGCAGCTCAAGGTTTGTCTCAATGTTCAGTGTCTGGCCCTGCACAGCTTCACTGACCTTCATCCAG GTCTGTTCAACATTGGGAACAGACTGCTGGTGAGCATTGACCTCTTTCTGAAGATCAGGGCCAGCATCAAACTAGGCCAGTCACCCTCTCAGGCAGCCAAGACTATAGTAGACCACATTCCCAGTCATCCTG TCCATTCTCTTAATCCAGATGAATCATCTCAAATTCAAGAGCTTCTCCTGAGTGGCTACTGGGCCTTTGAGTGTCTTACCGTACGAGATTACAACGATATGATCTGTGGCATTTGCGGCGTTGCTCCAAAGATAGAAAttgcacagagacacacaaacaatgtCCTGGAGCTCAAGAATGTAGAA TTTACCTGGCCTGAGTTTTCAGTGTCAGATGAGGTACATGTGGATGACTTCTGGCTGACCATGGAGAGTGAGGCTATTGAGCAAGCAGCTTTCCCCACAGACATCCCTATCACACGGGTAGATGCTTCCATAATTGCTCCCTTCATTCCCCCTTTGATGAGGAGCCCCACTGTTATCAACACAGAGAAGGACAAGGTCTTGCCACACCCTGAGCAGTCCTCGG GAGATCCATCGGTTTTGGTGCGCCTCATTCACGACAGTCAGCTGAGACTCGACAAGATTGAAGATCACACTGAGGACGAGTTGAGAAAAGTCCTGGACTGCTGTGGGGCAAACATCGCCCCAGGTTCCACCAag AATGAGCTGCTGGCCTCTCTGATCTCCTTGTACGCAGTCGTTCATAGCGGCCTCTCCACTGCCCCACAACCCCCTGCACACCTCACTGCTGGCAAGCTGTCCAAAGTCTGCCCCCACAAG GTCATGTGCGCTTCTAAGTACTTGGTGAAAGGAGAGACGGCTCGTGACCACGTTGACCTGCTGCTGTCATCTCGCTACTGGCCTCCAGTCTATGTTTGTGACTGTGCTCGTCAGGTGGCCCTTTGCACTGACCTGCAGTACCCACAGCTAGCGAAACAGATATGGGGCAGAAATCAAGGCTGCTTCTCTGACCCTTTTGAAAAACCAGTG CTCGTGTCTTGTCCGGAGCTCCAGGACCAGCTGTACAGTGCTGACCTGTCCTCAGGAGCAGAGAACCAGCAGGTCCACCCCATCACCAAGTCTTCTTCCTGCTGGCTGGTTCATCCTCCACGGGAAACCCAGAAGCCTGCTGCTCCAGAACATCATTCTATGGTCGTCTGCAAAGACCTCGAGCCCTATGTTAGCCTGGTAGCTGAGATAGAGATGGAGAAGGGCGAGGAAGATGACAAGAGTGCTCCGGATAAAGAACAGTCAGATACATTGAAGAGTGACTCCACAGAAACTTCTTCTAGCGTTCCTTCTGTGAGCCGTGCGCTGAAACAACCTATTGTTTTCAACAACACAGCTTATTATTACCTGTACAACCGTCTGGTGGATTTTCTCACTAGCAGAGACATCGTGAGCCAGCAGATCAGTCAAGTTGTAAAGGCCTGCCAGCCTGGAGAGGTCGTGATCAGGGATTCTCTGTACCGACTGGGAGTGGCGCAGATAAAAACAGATGGAGAGGAAGATGAAGGAAGTGGGGTGGAGGGACAGGCACAGGAGGAAGGAATGGAGACGTTTGAGGTTGTTCTGGATGAATAA